A portion of the Carya illinoinensis cultivar Pawnee chromosome 11, C.illinoinensisPawnee_v1, whole genome shotgun sequence genome contains these proteins:
- the LOC122281694 gene encoding probable arabinosyltransferase ARAD1, with the protein MVEKGLLPSRFLFYLVTISMFLLILSSVFLLEFRNTSIIPTSVFKLFLVNSSSADIKPNVRSEQTTLPLIPSGNTQINSERSMRSGRLGCQVTNSSREIYSFGKQRNIVCDASQALLRVFMYDLPPEFHFGLVGWKGKVNQTWPNVDNPSRIPSYPGGLNLQHSIEYWLTLDLLSSNTPNVVRPCTVIRVKNSSLADVIFVPFFSSLSYNRHSKLHLKEKVSLNQILQENLVKFLKGQEEWKRLGGKDHLIIAHHPNSMLDARSKLGSAMFVLADFGRYPGDIANLGKDIIAPYRHLVRTIPNRESAPFHKRPILAYFQGAIYRKDGGIIRQELFYLLKDEKDIHFTFGSIRANGIKSAGQGMSSSKFCLNIAGDTPSSNRLFDAIASHCVPVIISDQIELPFEDVLDYSEFCLFVRGSDAVKKGYVLKLLRGIKQDKWTRMWEKLREIAHHFEYQYPSKPGDAVDMIWEEVSRKISSIRFKLHRNNRYSRSQFRLQNDSSS; encoded by the exons ATGGTGGAAAAGGGCTTGCTTCCCTCGAGGTTTCTTTTCTACTTAGTAACCATTTCTATGTTCCTTTTGATCCTTTCATCTGTGTTTCTTCTCGAATTTAGAAATACTTCCATCATACCCACATCGGTATTTAAGCTCTTCCTTGTTAATAGCTCATCAGCTGACATCAAACCCAATGTCAGAAGTGAACAAACGACACTTCCTTTGATCCCCTCTGGGAATACACAAATTAATTCTGAAAGGTCCATGAGAAGTGGAAGATTGGGATGTCAGGTGACCAATTCGAGTAGGGAAATCTATTCTTTTGGAAAGCAGAGAAATATTGTCTGCGATGCTAGTCAGGCTCTCTTGAGGGTGTTTATGTACGACTTGCCTCCTGAATTCCACTTTGGACTAGTGGGTTGGAAGGGGAAGGTGAATCAAACATGGCCAAATGTCGATAACCCAAGTCGGATCCCATCATACCCAGGTGGGCTGAATTTACAACACAGTATAGAGTACTGGCTTACCCTTGATCTTTTGTCTTCGAACACCCCAAATGTTGTTAGACCCTGCACCGTCATAAGAGTGAAGAATTCAAGTCTAGCAGATGTCATTTTTGTTCCATTCTTCTCATCTTTGAGTTACAACAGGCATTCTAAGCTTCACCTCAAGGAGAAAGTTAGTCTTAACCAGATATTGCAGGAAAATTTGGTTAAGTTTTTGAAGGGTCAGGAAGAATGGAAGCGATTGGGTGGAAAGGATCATCTAATTATTGCCCACCATCCAAATAGCATGTTAGATGCAAGAAGCAAGTTGGGTTCAGCCATGTTTGTGCTCGCAGATTTTGGAAGATACCCAGGTGACATTGCAAATCTTGGGAAGGACATAATTGCTCCTTACAGGCATTTAGTGAGGACCATCCCCAATCGTGAATCAGCCCCATTTCACAAACGTCCTATATTGGCATATTTCCAAGGGGCAATATACAGGAAAGAT GGAGGAATCATTCGCCAAGAACTATTTTACCTTCTCAAAGATGAGAAGGATATACACTTCACATTTGGCAGCATTCGAGCAAATGGGATTAAAAGTGCAGGCCAAGGGATGTCATCGTCCAAGTTCTGCCTAAATATTGCTGGAGACACCCCTTCTTCAAATCGTCTCTTTGATGCCATTGCAAGTCATTGTGTTCCTGTGATCATTAGCGATCAGATTGAGTTACCATTCGAAGATGTCTTAGACTACTCAGAGTTTTGCTTATTTGTCCGTGGATCTGATGCTGTAAAAAAGGGTTACGTACTGAAACTTCTTAGAGGAATTAAGCAAGACAAGTGGACCAGAATGTGGGAAAAGTTGAGGGAGATTGCGCACCATTTTGAATACCAGTATCCATCCAAGCCTGGGGATGCTGTGGATATGATTTGGGAAGAAGTTTCACGCAAGATATCTTCAATTCGTTTTAAACTCCACAGGAATAACAGATACAGCAGATCTCAGTTTCGACTACAGAATGATTCATCCTCTTAA
- the LOC122280852 gene encoding mini zinc finger protein 3-like: protein MKKRQVVVKKDYSSGRSSTTSSSVVRTRYAECQKNHAANIGGYALDGCREFMASGEDGSNAALSCAACGCHRNFHRREVETEVVCEYSPPNSRR from the coding sequence ATGAAGAAACGGCAAGTGGTGGTGAAGAAGGATTACTCATCAGGCAGAAGCTCGACTACATCATCTTCGGTGGTTAGAACTCGGTACGCAGAGTGTCAGAAAAATCATGCGGCAAATATTGGAGGGTATGCGCTGGATGGGTGCAGGGAGTTCATGGCGAGTGGTGAGGATGGCTCAAATGCTGCCCTTTCATGCGCCGCATGCGGCTGCCACCGGAATTTCCATCGGAGGGAAGTGGAAACTGAGGTAGTTTGTGAGTATTCTCCACCTAATTCCCGTCGTTAA